The Sebastes umbrosus isolate fSebUmb1 chromosome 4, fSebUmb1.pri, whole genome shotgun sequence genomic sequence acttgcataaaaagaaaagattgaATGCAGATGCAAACAGAGGTCTTTTCTTTAGAGGAGCAGAGCCGAGAGAGAGGAGGTCAGGAGGCAGCTGTGGGGCTCATATGGAACCAGTATACTGTTATAATGGTGCATTTCTGCCTCACAGGATGGTGTGCACCTCATGATATTCACTGAACAATGAGCACAAAGATGTGATTGTCAGTGGTGTCAATATAGTTCAGAACAAAATACAGTTATTCCCCAGGAGAATAATCCACTTGGCATAAATATGCATGTTAACTGTCCATCAGTGAGTACATCCCCAGTATGACAATGTTGGGTAAAACATAGCTGTGGTTCTCTGGAGTCtctcaatttatttattttttttagtataaagcacattattcattttatgtGGGACTCTTGTGTTATGCAGTTGACTAGTGTTGTTTTTCCTGAGGTAAAATATAAGAGGCTCATGTCAACAACCACGTTTTGAATGTGATCACAATGCTTTCTAATTTAAACATCTGTAGCAGGATCTTCTTACAGACATTTAGAATTATAACTGTCATAATGTAACAATTATGGGGTTTTATTGGCTCTGTGTTAGCAAGGTTATATATTCTATGTgtttaatgcacatatttgtacatatttctcatttattattcttatttttattatatatttatattgctttacatatattgtgttatatattgtagcattatgaacatatttaacatgctacattgtcctttatttgtatttttcttatatgtctttatgcttttatataagagcaactgcaGCGTCTCAATTCCCCCCGGAGATCAATatagtatttctgattctgactgTGATGAAAAGTAGTTCATCAGTAGTTATTATAGGTTACACTTCCATCTTGTGGTACAAAACAGGtattacacaaataaaaaaaggggcCCTTTGAGctgtaaaagtaaaacatttgatCTGTTGAACAAAATtaacaaatattgattttttttttattaaaaaatgtgtgcttgtaaaaaaggtataaaatgtgtttacagTACATAGTTATGACATAGATTTAAATAACACCAGACTGTACATTAAGATATAAGGCAAAAAAAGCTTTTACAGGTGTATGACACAACAAAAACGTTTCATCCATCTAATATTATTGCAGTTGATATCAGAAACAAGAGATGCCCTCTTCGTTCATTCACACACAATCTGATAAATTCAAtataaaacattgttttatgcTCACCTGTCAAACCAATAAAAGCCAAACTTATTATTTAGCCACAAAAGAACTAAGATCTATCCTCAGtcagttgttttttaaaatgaaatctgCACGCTAGTAATAAATCATTTGTTTTCTCAGCACGGCTTTGAAGCAATTACTTGTAAAATTTCCCTGTGGATCCTGGCTTCCTGAGTGTTGATGTGGACGTCTCCCACCTGGCCGTTCTCATACCTGAGAAAGACAAAAGCAGAACATTGTGAGAATTCTTCAATATAGTCAGGAAATGTATCATCACACTGGCACAAAggttttctgtctcttctgcTTCATGTTATACTCACACAAAGAGGAACCGTGTGCACACATGGTCGGATATCGGACACACCCAGATGTTCCCATGTTTTTGAAGGTTCCTTGACGTTATGACTGTCAGGACATGCATACAACTTTGTCACAAAATCATTCCTAATATTATCAACTCAAGGCTCTTtgtaacacacatacagtatattatatcaAATGTACCTTCACAGAGAGCAATGCAGTTTAGATTCCTGTTTTGCAGAAACCTGGACTGCCCCGGCTGTTCCTGAGACAAGGAGACAATACAGGATGAGATACACAAAACAAGAGAAGACGCCCTtgtacagacagacacattttaGACACATGAATGATAATCTACCTGTTTGATCTTGTTTATTTGGTTGCATTTCTGTATGAGTTCTTCTTTGGTATGCATTTGGTGTCGCCCTTTACCCATctctgcacaaaaaaatatgccaGAATCAATAAGTAATGGTGATCTTTGTATAAAAAGGACAATTTGTATGTAGAGTATAAATTAAAGTGTGCATTCATACCTGAATATCCAAATGATATGCTTGAGATCGGACTCAGGTAAATGCCCTTCCCAAATGCAGCTCCATGAAGCTTGAATAAGAAACAATGGGAACACTTCAGTTGATTTAAAGGTCTCATAGGTCAAACTGTACACTTAATCTAGAAAAGCTAAACTCAGAAGTCTGTTGAAATCTCCACTGTGACATGATATTAGCTTTAAAGGCTTATATTAACTTAGCTCAAGGAATACAAGACCCTTTGGTGTTTTCATACTCTACCTGTAATTTGGTATACGAAGCATTAATCAGCCCATTTCTCAAAATCGAGTGCCAGTTTTCGATGTGGGAACCactgaaagaagagaaaatagGGTCTAAACGTATGAAAGAAGGATCATAGTGTTGATATGAAGGTTTTATATTAGTGGCACAGCTTTGTTTCTACTCACTGGAAAGCAAAAGTGCTGCCGTAAAGTTTCCTGGCAGCTTGGAAACGAGCCTCTTTGGATGGAGGGCTGCTGATCAACAGGAACTGATGGGGTGTGTGCATGAACTTAAGTTGCTGTTGTGCACCAAGTGATTAAAAATAGACAAGCACAAACagaataaaatttaaataaaagtataaaacctAGTATATCATATAATATTTGTCTAACTACTACTGCTGTAAAACTACTGAGTTAAGACGTCATATTCTAGCTATGAGCTGCTCTATCGTACCCTGTTCAGCGGAAGCTTCACAATGTGTGATCTGTTGCTTGTTAAAATCCTGTTgtcaaacatacaaacacacacctggatATGAATCTAAGAAACATTTGATGACATGTCAAGTTTTATGAAAtacaatgaaaatatgtttAGATTGCGTCACTCACCATTGTAGTAAGGGATGAGCGAGAGGGTCTATCTTGTCCATCTGCTTCTTCATTTCAGAATATGGACCCTGGATATGATCAAATACAGTTTCATCGatctaataatatattaatgcaACTGTCAAGGAAACATTCACCAACTTTTAGATTATTCTCAGACGAGGAGAACAAGATATGAACTTTGAAAACGGAGTCATGAGTGTGGGATTTATTTTAAGATCACTCACCTGTGACATCCTCCTGATTAACAAGACACTGTCCAGTGCTTTTTGTAGTCTGTCATAGCTCTTTCTctgcaacaataaaacaagacattcaaaTAACATATTAAATAGTTAATTACAAATCAAGTCAGTAATACATTAGATTAGTTCAGCTGGTACCTTAGGATTAAAGGCCAGGGTTTTGGGGTTGCACGGATCTACAACAGAAGGGTACGGTTCAAATATGATGCCCTTGCGTGAAGACTGAAGGGCAGCTCTGCACAtggccaccagcaggtcaactACCTGTAGAACAGCCATTACTACAACACATCAATCTGATATTATGATCACCAAAAGTGTGTTAAGTGTGTTACCAACCTCTGCACCGGTGGCAACCTCCTCTGTAGCTCCAGACATGACCCCCAATGtataaaaggaaaacacacacagctccctGGTGCAAACCGCTggctacaaacacacagagaactAAATAGTGACAATGTATTAACAGTCAACTGCATTTTTTGGTTTTCAATCAGTAGATTAGCCAGTAAATCAGTCTTTGTAGGAATGTACCTTTAACATAGGGGCGTTCTGAAACACATGTCGCTCATCACAGACAACACAGTATTCGTTCAGCGTGGGGAGTCTCTGCTCAGCATACCTCATTATCTGTGAACACAATGGAAAACATCATTATAGATGCTGCTTGCATTTCATCTTACCAACTGCTTTACAGGaggtaaaacaaatgtaatggCACACTGTTGTCAATCAACTACTCGCTAAATTGCTGCTGCACTGACAGTAGAAAGAGCATGTGGTAACCACTAGTACAATATAATAAATCTTATTGTCCACTATGGTGGAAATTTGTTTTCGCCTCaccaaacaaagaaaacaacataaagAGCAGGCAAGCatttagtaaaaacaaataGGCAAGTCatattacacattaaaatagttaatgtCAGTGTCTAGCGTGGCTTAGATCTACTCTTTGTTGAGTTAAGAATATTGATGGCACTTGGGATGAAGGACTTCTTAAACACGTTTTTAGTTGCCAGAGGGACTCTATAGCTCCTCCTGGTGCTCAAGAGCTCAAACTGGCTGAAAAGAGGAAGGGAGCTATCTGCTCAACAccttctcattcccagggcgtcaaataccgaggctttgtcacgacCGTCTGCGTTTGATACtgatgcacaaggcaccctttagcgtcggtGTGAGACGCGCcaagctttccattaactacaatgtaaacccatccacgtcaattAAACCctcagggaaagtgcgccggcagtgtggtgacgtagctttaagagcaaaaagacacataGGGCGGGCAGCatgagaggtggatgggtccaacaaacacaaggctttcatccaggagaccgctgttcgtgtcttgtgcgtcacgttacaattagctgttcgttcgtgttccctgttcacaacgttcagtgtcattttcactgtacaaacgtagtagttttaagcccaaccatgttgttttttcctaaacctaactatagtggttttattgcctgaaactaagcaagtgtttttgtttaattcacaacattacgCATGTGTTACTGCAAGCGAAAAGTGAcactgaggggtctgacaaagcgtcagcatatgacgagttgggatgagaatgtgttgatctGCCAGGATACTCCTCGCTGTCTTCCTCGTCCTATCTataaaaagttgagtcaagggcttttAGGGTTTGGCAACTATATTGCTTgccattgacacaatcctagaGAGTTTATTCTTAGATCTACAGTTTAGGTGACCGTCCAGGCAGGAAGGTGAAAGGttaaaacactctcaacaatagttttgtacactaattctaaaatctgctgACGGCCGCTGTGAAGATCTCTTGAAAATATTCTCTGTATTTTTagagaagctcacctgggaATCCAAAGCTGTACTGAGGTATTATGCAAGTTGGATTATGACACTGGGTGCAGTTACTCTTAAATTTCCCTCCATGACAAAATATAATAGTACCTGATTTATTCTGCTTTACCTGCACCAAGAAGCCGTGCTGCAGACTTGGGGTGGTCTTACAGTGCCTGATGGCCTGGGAGGAGAAAAGCAGCTCTATCAGCTGTTTGGTACTAAGCTGTGCTGATGACTTGACTGCTGACACCACCACCCTCTGTGGAAGAAGAGACACGAACACTCACTATTAAACTTACAGAACTTATTAGGTAATAGAAGAGACAAAAACTTGGCAAGATTGTTGCAACCATAAAATACCCAAGTGTATTATGACAGAGGTGTATTTTGAACTCACCTTTCCACTGGGTGTGTAGGTGAAGAGCTCTCCTGTGGGATTCTTGATGGTGTAGGAAGTTGTGTGATTTTTTAAACGGTTCATCGTTGGTGAAATGATCCTTCCTTTCGTAGTGGGTTCCTGGAGCTCACTGGACCTGCCCACACAGTGAGCGAGGAAGCAGTGAACAGAGACTTCAGAACAGGTTGAATCAGCAACAAAACTGCTGGATTCATTAGATTGTCACATACTTTGATGTAGGGAGCCAGATGCTGAGTCGCGCACGAAATTTCTTGATGGTCCCACCTGGCCTGAACCAGCTGTGCCTTGTCTTCTGTCGGACTACGACGTTGTCATTGGTCAAATGTTTCCACTCCCGAGATAAGAAGACTGTGAGAACACTGGGAACAGACATGAACAGTTAGTCTGAGCAATAGGCTATAGGGCGGCCCTCTCTTAGTAAAATAGCcgactaatcagtcgttttggtctgggtcaactaagatttcttttgtcgattagtcatttttatgcattttttcatgttgaatgacTTATTTGCAAGAAACTTATGCGCACATCTGTGGTAAACACAagttttaaaggtacagtgtgtaggaattggtggcatctagtggtgtagttgtagattgcaaccaactgatgcccctcccctcactcctccctttccaagtaCTGGCAGTACCACAGTTTtggctcacgttatcgcagtttattacatggctgtgttaaatactcaattctgattgcttagtcacggcgttctgcggtctgtaatttctttataacagactgttgctatgtatagcagaccgttgctataagCGCAATTCTGATGTTGGATTCTGCGGACCGTTTAAGTGTCAAATTATTGaattcttcagtaagtagccgtgtaataagcgggataatgtacagctagcaggtcattgttgtgaaaaaatccccttcagggcgatgagagacccctctgcTTCACGTTGGGGtgcgccctgtcggggattctttcacaacaatgactggctcgctgtacattatcccttacttaacaagcgtgtcggagaactgcgctggccttcaggtaacgtaaaaatgggaaaggctctctctggagccagtgtttggtttgtccgttctgggctactgtagaaacatggtggagcaacatggcggactccgtgaagacgacccgctccctgtgtatgaagggctcattctaagctaacgaaaacacgattcttagtttcaggtgattatacactaatgaaaacatagttatgaatattatattcaatttctgatgctagatcccccaaaatgttattcactgtacctttaaaatcCTCATCCATAATTGAACTAAAAAGTTTAACATCTAAAAAGTGAAATCTGTAATAATGTGGAGGCCTATTGCAACATGAATTAACTGGTATGAAGCATGAAACATGAACACTCACTTCTGTAGTTGTTTCCTAAGGCTGAAATGAGTGTTGGATGGTTGAAAGACTTCGACTGAAGGTGCTGTGGTGAGAAACGTCACTTAATCAGGTGTCACATTGATTCATAGTAAATTCAAATTTATAGTAAATGTGTCATTGATGCTCACCAGGTCCGTCCAGATACTGAGACGGAGAAAAGTGCAGTCGGATAACGATGGGCTCTGATGGGTTAATCCTCCAGGCTATGGTCGCTTCCTCCTGTGGACATCACACAGCACACATAGCACAATCATATTAAACACACCAAGATGCGAGGACAGCAAACGCGTCAATATATTCTACATAAATTATTGTAAATTTAACTTACATCCAAAACGTTGGCATTTATGCTTAAGTCAACATCCACATCATCAATTGAGCCGTACTCcctagaagaagaaaaggaagtgGACGTGTGAGAATGTAGAAAAGCAACAGTAATCGTTTTAAAGAGAACctattgtgttttttcccctttcctttagtgtgttatacattttttgtagaaggtctgcaaagttacaaagtccaaagtctacgccaaagggagttactctcccccacagaaacgttgctcctgaactgcctgaaacgcctcgcttgaagtcccgtcttttcttctgtaatgtggtgatgtcaccaagtaacacatttgcataatacctgcctagcggctagtttggcacggcctcaaacaaagctagttagagcgaagctggagcggagtctgaagagtttggttcagttgaccaatcacaacagaggagGCCAGCtgacaaagtgttttttgaacatgaaAGAAACTAAACAtcttctagtagaaacccaaaatacaagcatgcacctgaaaatgagcataatagatcctctttaagaCCATGACTAAGAAAAGCTGCTCTGACCTGATGGAGACTGCAGAGTCTGAATACAAAGTCCTGACTGCCTTTACGTCAGTATCCAGCTGAGGGTGGCGAGTCAGGTCAGTGGCACAGCTCTCCTGCGGAGACAAACACTAACACACTTACCTTCTGCTCCAAACAGCTCAGCACCACAGGGGGCCGAGGGATTAAAACAGGCTCACATTTTTACAACAATGGCTGCAAAAAAAGTGGGTAGCACCTTATTTTCgccaacttttattttttttagcattcaTAAGCAGcgtataaacaataaaaaatggtttataaattgtgtgacacactatactgtagatgtaagcagatataagagatattttaagtttttattaACATATTTGTCAACTATATTTGCAATTGAATGATTCaatcacatattttatattttaaagaaTATGACTGTTTATTATATAAagaatgatatatttatttatttataaatacttCTTTACTCTCATAGAAACTCCATTAGTTGATGAAGGCCAGGAAATGATGAGGAGCTGATAAACACTGCCGAAGAAATCTAGTAAGTGAATCTTGAGTTAAGTTTCTGTCTAACTGAAGTTTTGAACACATTTATGAACAGTTTTAAAATTGCTTGTACATGTGTATAAAGAGCTAATACATGTTTTATAACACACTGTGAGGattgtgtaataaatatatattatagtgtTTAATCACATATATTACCTCTTTATATGCCTGTTATGGATGCTTCTAAGGTGAAATTATAGTTTAAGTATTGTTGCCAAAGTTTGTTGCCAAAGTTTGTTTACAGCTATATTAtagtgttataaaccatttgtTCAGTGTTTATATTCTGGTTTCATGTTTCAAGAAGCACTTACTCCACAATATTAAACCAAATGGAGCCATTGCCTTTCCAGCATTCAGTGACCATATAATGATAACTTCTGATTTTTAAAGGCTTAACACCAATAAATATATTGAAGTGGAATATTTTGTTTGATGACATCAtgtgaattttgaaaaatgattaCATGACTACCTGGCA encodes the following:
- the LOC119486191 gene encoding protein mono-ADP-ribosyltransferase PARP6-like gives rise to the protein MLLKKCQTEHMETESQQWAESQTDEDSDSDEIMCGITESCATDLTRHPQLDTDVKAVRTLYSDSAVSIREYGSIDDVDVDLSINANVLDEEATIAWRINPSEPIVIRLHFSPSQYLDGPAPSVEVFQPSNTHFSLRKQLQNVLTVFLSREWKHLTNDNVVVRQKTRHSWFRPGGTIKKFRARLSIWLPTSKSSELQEPTTKGRIISPTMNRLKNHTTSYTIKNPTGELFTYTPSGKRVVVSAVKSSAQLSTKQLIELLFSSQAIRHCKTTPSLQHGFLVQIMRYAEQRLPTLNEYCVVCDERHVFQNAPMLKPAVCTRELCVFSFYTLGVMSGATEEVATGAEVVDLLVAMCRAALQSSRKGIIFEPYPSVVDPCNPKTLAFNPKRKSYDRLQKALDSVLLIRRMSQGPYSEMKKQMDKIDPLAHPLLQWILTSNRSHIVKLPLNRQLKFMHTPHQFLLISSPPSKEARFQAARKLYGSTFAFHGSHIENWHSILRNGLINASYTKLQLHGAAFGKGIYLSPISSISFGYSEMGKGRHQMHTKEELIQKCNQINKIKQEQPGQSRFLQNRNLNCIALCEVITSRNLQKHGNIWVCPISDHVCTRFLFVYENGQVGDVHINTQEARIHREILQVIASKPC